In the Primulina tabacum isolate GXHZ01 chromosome 15, ASM2559414v2, whole genome shotgun sequence genome, TTCGAGCAACCCCTTCCTCCTTCATGTCCAGTCCCATGGCCCTATggtggcagccccttcatgcacCATTAACATGAGTTTTGGATCATGAAATCATGAGTTTTTGGCATAGCATGGCATAAAAACGAATATAAATTCAAGGGTTCatattttttcatgcaaacatgcatcaaacatataatattgtgtgatagatgagaaaaaaagattaaagcgtgtctttgcgtatatTACGGTCGAAAACAATTTGGCGATGAGAAGAACGTTGGCGAAGATGGACCTTGctgatttttcttcaaaattttcgtgagtttccTTCCAAAATCGTGGGTGTATGCGTGTGGTTTGCTGCTAGGAGAGTCCTAGTATTATTTGGAGGGGAGGGGGGCGTGTGTTTTGTGGGGTTGGGGAAGGGTTTTGGCttaaaatttgatatataaCAAGTGGtataagcttaggcccattaagcccattagttaatatttaaaatattttgttcaggaaagtttgtgaaaataatggccgagttctcgaaaagtttatattttcgtcgaaaatcgaatatcgtttaaaaatacgactcggcgtataaaaacctcaaaacacttcctttatgaaaatatcgtgtaacatatatcatatattaaataattaaaaataatcatttaataaaatattttctctcataggtctccggtctccgttcttcgatcgtgTCTCGAATACCCTTTAAAAGCACagtttttatgcattctaaaatAAAgctacattttaaacatgttaaCATACAtaccataattaattcatgtacattaaaaccatttaattagtcattttctattttccctagatttgcatgcagttggattacgctatcgtattttggaccttacatattccttgatatccgagcATATTGAATTTCATATGCATCGTATCAGTTTGTGTACTTGTACATTCTCGTATTTGACGATTGTCGCTCACGTCCTTGTTTTCATCTTGGACACCTAATTCCACGGGACAGGTCTGAGGTTGGACGGTTTGAGTGGCCAGAGTAGCGGCCATAGCAGTTGGGTTTTCAGAGGTAATCTAGTGGAGGTTTTATTTGGTTTCTCGTATTCTTGTGTATGATTATGATTTCGGTTTGATCGTGTTAACGATTAAAACTAAGATTATTGTTCTATTTTCGTTTGGGTTGTAAGATGATTAAGTTATTTGGTTTACGTTGTTTAATTGTTGTTATCAAGTTTAATTATGCATGCTTATTAGTCTGCTTAGCAGTGACTCGGGTAAGGACGCTACAATTATCAATGCACTTTAGGGCAACTTACGTTAGTTATGAGTGATTTAAAGAAAACTACACAAGGAAAAATGGCCAACAGTGCTTCTCAGAGGAAAGATGAGAAACATCAAAAAGAAAGATTTAATGGAACTCTTAAATATTCAAACGAGCAACTGATCACCACTAACTTAGCTGACAACATCTTAACATCAGGCACCCAGACTCTTAAAATCACTACTGAAATATTCTCGTTTTCAAACATAATGGCAAAACAACCAAGTTCCAAAAATAATTTCATCGGAAATCATGATCATAGAATTCGTGCAACACCAAATACCCAATCAAAAATCCACAAATGGTCATAACCTGCCAGGTCAGGATGCGTTCTTGTGAGCTTAAGCCAGTCCAGTGGGCTATACCCTATCTCATAAGGAACCTTTCTTCGGGGCATGGGCTTCTTCACAAGAGTTTTCTGTTCCAGCGGCTCCTTACTTGTACTTCCAGCAACCTCTTTTAAATCCAACTTGGGCCGCTCGTTCATTACTTCCTGGGTTGATGCATCAATGACATTAAAAGTCAACGTGCCTACAGTTTTCTGAGAAGGAACACCAGCTTTCCATATACTACCACTATCTTGACTACCATTAGCATTTTTATCGTCTATACGAATTCCACCAATACCCACGGCAACATGCTGATCTTCAACACCATCTACAGGCTTCTCAACCTAGTCACGTGaactatatttaaatttttaacagAAAGAACAACTGAAAGTTAAAGAAGAAAAACAAGGTGAAAGGTGTATAAGCTCTGAAACTTAGCAAAGGCCAAGAGGGAATAAGCAAGGCAGTTGTTCCCCTCGAATGAAAAGAGATACTCatgggaaaaaaataaaataatgccGTCTACTGGAAACATATTAGAAATCACCCTAATGTGTAAGCCAAATAAAACACTCCTTGACAAAAGTTAGCGCATCCCAACTGCCCGTATCAAGAagtaccatattttttcaaagATCGATACTTTATCAACGAGAAgataaaatatatcatgaaaACACAAAACACTTACTCGACAAAAGGTAAAATCATCCCCATCAGCCATTGTGGCCTGAACGACGAGTCCAAGAAGTGTCAGGTATTCTTTCCCTTAGAGGATTACATCCCTATATCAAACAGAAGAATCAAGTAAATAATGGACCAAGGCATCGAATATTTCAACTATTAAAAATCGAATTCAACAACCCATCATAGAATCAAATGAATATTTACTGGCAGACAACCTCTAACAAGAGCATTCAGCTTAAAATTCCGAAAATTACCTGTTAATTCTCTTCCGGGTTCCTAACTATACGAAAGGGAATTtgtcaaaatttaattttttaaaaaatcttctCCGTAATCTCACCAATTCACATAAACAAAAAAACTTATACAAGAATATAGAACACGCACACAAGACCAAATATATGTAGGCAGGGGGAGAAGGCGTGGCTGCCTACTTTTTTGAGTTTCCTGGTCTCTCAGCAGCTTCAGGGGAAGATCAAGCAACAGCTGATTTGATcgtttttcttattattattattatacaaCAAAAAATCTGGAATCGATTGCTTGAATTCCTTCCTTTTAAATTATATGGttgatttaatatatattaaaaataagatATTCTAGCGAGAGTTTAACCAATATTTGTTTGATTGTAATTACATGCATTTAAATAGAGGGTTAATCGGGCTAAATTAATGCTTTgatattttaaagggtaaaaacagtgtttaaatattattttaaaaaaaaaattgttatatGACACGCtatccataaaaaataaaaaatttgaaattcattcaacacaaaaaaaATATCTTGATATGAATAAGATGAAATTAAATTAGAGTTCACATAATATCCAATGATACTAAAACTTAATATATAATTCAATTGCGTAAAACCAGGAATAATTATAACTTTGTGCAATTGTTATTTGGAAAGTTTGTTATTacataaacatatttatatattgttttATTTAGAATTTGACTTGATATTATTAGATTTATattacttaaaataaatttttttatatatatattgaaagcCCGATTAAATATACAATACtttcttataataatatgtTTATTGTGATACGATCTcagatatttttatttgtgaaatCGATCAATCATgtctatatttataattaaaaataatattttgacataaaaaataatattttttcatatgaGTGATTCTACGCGGAATTGTCTCACATGTGATACTGTAAAATAGTACTGACCACGCTCACCGAATAGTAATGACCCTCACCTGTCTCAAGTGAAAAATAGACTCGGAACACAAAGCTATGACATAAACAATATTCTCATTACCATAGCACAAAGTGCTTTTGTGTATAATCCCACTACAGATCGTAAATTAAACAGAATCGTTTATATCATCTAGTTAAACAACCAAATGAGGAAGATCAAGGATACATAAGAAATCAGAAATAGATGTATGCATATTTATTGATTCTTGAAAACATAGTGAATATCGGCATTTTAGCTATTAATCTTTCTGCAATTCTTCCTGATTTCTCCTCTGGCACCTGTCAGTGGAAAAATGTTTCCCATCTT is a window encoding:
- the LOC142527266 gene encoding cytochrome b5 domain-containing protein RLF-like isoform X1 encodes the protein MADGDDFTFCRVEKPVDGVEDQHVAVGIGGIRIDDKNANGSQDSGSIWKAGVPSQKTVGTLTFNVIDASTQEVMNERPKLDLKEVAGSTSKEPLEQKTLVKKPMPRRKVPYEIGYSPLDWLKLTRTHPDLAGSNGQSNRRLITMDEVKQHKSEDSMWTALKGHVYNIGPYMKFHPGGEDMLKKAVGRNSTLLFSILYHHLDKHHAWVNAEVLLEKCLVGILDETK
- the LOC142527266 gene encoding cytochrome b5 domain-containing protein RLF-like isoform X3, giving the protein MADGDDFTFCRVEKPVDGVEDQHVAVGIGGIRIDDKNANGSQDSGSIWKAGVPSQKTVGTLTFNVIDASTQEVMNERPKLDLKEVAGSTSKEPLEQKTLVKKPMPRRKVPYEIGYSPLDWLKLTRTHPDLAGSNGQSNRRLITMDEVKQHKSEDSMWTALKGHVYNIGPYMKFHPGDKHHAWVNAEVLLEKCLVGILDETK
- the LOC142527266 gene encoding cytochrome b5 domain-containing protein RLF-like isoform X2; this translates as MADGDDFTFCRVEKPVDGVEDQHVAVGIGGIRIDDKNANGSQDSGSIWKAGVPSQKTVGTLTFNVIDASTQEVMNERPKLDLKEVAGSTSKEPLEQKTLVKKPMPRRKVPYEIGYSPLDWLKLTRTHPDLAGSNGQSNRRLITMDEVKQHKSEDSMWTALKGHVYNIGPYMKFHPGGEDMLKKAVGRNSTLLFNKHHAWVNAEVLLEKCLVGILDETK